Proteins found in one Lutimonas zeaxanthinifaciens genomic segment:
- a CDS encoding MBL fold metallo-hydrolase codes for MKITFLGTGTSQGIPVIGSKDEVCLSTNQKDKRLRSSLMMEWDNQVYVIDCGPDFRQQLLTAGASRLDGILFTHYHADHTAGLDDIRPFSLRNGFVKMYMDQTVADNLKERFAYIFATENRYAGAPNVSIEIFENKSFNLGGKEIYPVEVMHGWLRIFGFRIDKMAYVTDAKTVSEREKEKLKGLDVLIVNALRIDPHPTHFNLEEALEFIAELKPQKAYLTHISHRLGFHERVSKQLPPNVFLAYDGLQVEINA; via the coding sequence ATGAAAATCACTTTTTTAGGCACCGGAACCTCTCAGGGAATTCCTGTGATTGGGTCAAAAGATGAGGTCTGTCTTTCAACCAATCAAAAGGATAAAAGACTCAGGTCTTCCTTAATGATGGAATGGGATAATCAGGTTTATGTGATTGATTGCGGGCCTGATTTTCGGCAGCAATTACTAACTGCTGGAGCAAGCAGGCTTGACGGAATTCTTTTTACACATTATCATGCCGATCATACGGCCGGTTTAGATGATATTAGGCCATTCTCTCTGCGCAATGGCTTTGTTAAAATGTATATGGATCAGACAGTAGCCGATAATCTCAAAGAAAGATTTGCTTATATTTTTGCCACGGAAAACAGATATGCAGGGGCGCCGAATGTGTCCATCGAGATTTTCGAGAACAAATCATTTAATTTGGGAGGAAAAGAGATTTATCCTGTTGAGGTCATGCATGGATGGTTGAGAATATTTGGTTTTAGGATTGATAAGATGGCTTATGTCACCGATGCCAAAACAGTTAGCGAAAGGGAAAAAGAAAAGTTAAAAGGATTGGATGTGCTTATTGTAAACGCACTGAGAATAGATCCTCATCCGACTCATTTCAATCTGGAAGAGGCCCTGGAATTTATAGCCGAGTTAAAACCCCAAAAAGCATATTTAACCCATATCAGTCATCGTCTTGGCTTTCATGAACGTGTGTCAAAACAGTTGCCGCCTAATGTCTTTCTGGCTTATGATGGATTGCAAGTTGAAATTAATGCCTGA
- a CDS encoding NAD(P) transhydrogenase subunit alpha, with amino-acid sequence MQEFIELISNNLQMIYIVILMIFVGVEVIGHVPAVLHTPLMSGANAIHGVVIIGAILVMLGADPDNLLALSLGFVAVFLGTLNVVGGFVVTDRMLEMFKKKK; translated from the coding sequence ATGCAAGAATTCATAGAATTAATCAGTAATAACCTTCAAATGATTTACATCGTCATATTAATGATTTTTGTTGGTGTTGAAGTTATAGGGCACGTCCCTGCAGTTCTGCACACCCCGCTAATGTCTGGTGCAAATGCCATACACGGGGTTGTGATCATTGGAGCCATCTTGGTGATGCTTGGTGCAGATCCGGATAATCTTTTGGCTTTATCTCTTGGATTTGTAGCAGTGTTTCTGGGAACACTGAATGTTGTTGGTGGGTTTGTTGTCACTGACCGTATGTTAGAAATGTTTAAAAAGAAAAAATGA
- the bcp gene encoding thioredoxin-dependent thiol peroxidase, which yields MTTLKVGDKAPEFSVNNQHGETVNLKDFKGKKVVLFFYPKASTPGCTAEACNLRDNYSSFQDKGYEIIGVSADSEKRQLNFSNKQELPYSLLADENKDVIMAYGVWGPKKFMGREYDGIHRTTFVIDENGMISDVISKVKTKDHAAQIL from the coding sequence ATGACGACACTAAAGGTAGGGGATAAGGCCCCTGAATTTTCGGTTAACAATCAACATGGTGAAACGGTGAACTTAAAGGATTTCAAAGGTAAGAAAGTAGTTCTTTTCTTTTATCCAAAGGCTAGTACACCAGGATGTACGGCAGAAGCCTGCAATTTAAGGGATAATTATAGCTCCTTTCAAGACAAAGGATATGAAATCATTGGTGTGAGTGCTGATTCTGAAAAACGGCAGTTGAATTTTAGTAACAAGCAGGAATTGCCCTATAGTTTGCTCGCTGATGAAAATAAAGATGTAATTATGGCCTATGGCGTGTGGGGTCCTAAAAAATTCATGGGAAGAGAATACGATGGTATCCACCGAACTACATTTGTGATCGATGAAAATGGAATGATCTCAGATGTCATATCCAAAGTAAAAACAAAGGATCATGCAGCACAGATACTATGA
- a CDS encoding TonB-dependent receptor, which yields MSFIKGDAELEHVLSIKQKSLRVNLNDHIYGTFAEIGAGQETVRHFFRAGGASGTIAKAMSAYDKDFSDAIYGMEQDRRYVTESRLRKMLRHEVELIEERLSRDKHPNKIFFSYANTVTTIDFAKNFKGHGWVGIRFQMDALEDYNEIVIHVRFKQSDSKLQQETLGMLGANLIYGAFYLNDSPKDLLKSFYDNIDKDTIEIDMVDFSGPRFMYVDNRLMSLHLLKNGMTNAVMFGPDGNNLLPAQQLYKKNILALRGSYRPVTRVNMEMYEEAKKMFFSDKRVTEKNTHVIFEITLANLRSEGKINERDFLDRAELLCSLGQTVMITNFQEYYKLVDYFSEFTKARMGLAMGVYNLIQIFDEKYYRDLSGGVLEAFGKLFYKDLKVYLYPLKDMETGEIITSANLKVHPRMKELYKYFKFNGRIADITKFDPDILEIFSRKAFKMIVNGEDGWEEMLPEGVAKIIKEKRLFGYNRRRHEGKRKKVK from the coding sequence ATGAGTTTTATTAAAGGTGATGCAGAACTGGAACATGTTCTGTCGATTAAACAAAAATCTCTAAGGGTTAATTTAAACGACCACATCTATGGCACCTTCGCTGAAATTGGTGCGGGCCAGGAAACTGTGCGTCATTTTTTCAGAGCCGGAGGTGCATCTGGAACCATAGCAAAGGCCATGTCAGCATATGATAAAGACTTTTCTGATGCTATTTATGGTATGGAACAGGATCGACGCTATGTAACAGAGTCTCGTTTAAGAAAAATGCTAAGGCATGAGGTGGAGCTCATTGAAGAAAGGTTGAGCAGGGATAAGCATCCGAACAAGATTTTCTTCTCCTATGCAAATACGGTTACCACGATTGATTTTGCGAAAAACTTCAAAGGTCATGGATGGGTTGGTATTCGTTTCCAGATGGATGCACTTGAGGATTACAACGAAATTGTGATCCATGTAAGGTTCAAACAATCAGATTCAAAACTACAGCAGGAAACTCTGGGAATGCTGGGAGCTAATCTCATATACGGAGCTTTCTATCTGAATGACAGCCCTAAAGATCTGCTTAAATCATTTTATGACAATATCGATAAAGACACCATTGAAATTGATATGGTCGATTTTTCAGGACCAAGGTTTATGTATGTGGACAACAGGTTAATGAGTCTGCACTTGTTGAAGAACGGGATGACAAATGCGGTCATGTTTGGCCCTGATGGAAATAACCTCCTCCCTGCGCAACAACTTTACAAGAAGAATATTCTTGCCTTAAGAGGAAGTTACCGACCGGTTACCCGGGTAAACATGGAGATGTATGAAGAGGCGAAAAAGATGTTCTTCTCTGACAAACGGGTTACTGAGAAAAACACACATGTAATATTCGAAATTACTCTGGCAAATTTAAGGTCTGAGGGAAAGATCAATGAACGTGATTTCCTTGACCGGGCCGAGCTGTTGTGTTCACTGGGTCAAACGGTGATGATTACGAATTTTCAGGAGTATTACAAACTGGTCGATTATTTCTCTGAATTTACCAAAGCCAGGATGGGCCTTGCCATGGGGGTTTACAACCTTATTCAGATTTTTGACGAAAAATACTACCGAGATCTTAGTGGAGGTGTCCTTGAAGCCTTCGGTAAATTGTTCTATAAGGATCTCAAAGTATATCTCTATCCTCTTAAAGATATGGAAACCGGCGAAATCATTACAAGTGCAAATCTGAAGGTGCATCCAAGGATGAAGGAACTTTATAAGTACTTCAAATTCAATGGAAGAATAGCCGATATTACTAAATTTGATCCTGATATTTTAGAGATTTTCTCAAGAAAAGCCTTTAAAATGATCGTAAATGGTGAAGACGGATGGGAAGAAATGCTGCCTGAAGGAGTTGCAAAGATCATTAAAGAAAAGCGCCTTTTTGGATACAACAGGAGAAGGCATGAAGGTAAAAGGAAAAAAGTAAAATAA
- a CDS encoding NAD(P)(+) transhydrogenase (Re/Si-specific) subunit beta, whose product MMTYLFSLEIIYLIASVTYIVGLKMLGHPETARKGNLIAAFGMTLAILGTIFLFEGEVQPKVYYLIGGAILIGTLFGWGIAKKVDMTKMPELVSLFNGMGGASAAIIGLIEFGHYTGDTISILTIIAGMIIGSISFSGSMIAWAKLNGTLNKPVRLPAYNIVNNVVLAAILGFGVYITLSGSDSQLYLYLLFFAALLYGVLFVIPIGGADMPVVISLLNSFTGLAAAFAGFLYGNMVMLTGGILVGSAGTILTFAMCDAMNRPLSSVIFGAFGEGSAGASAAKKSAQGNLKKTTPSDAAILMNYANQVIIVPGYGLAVAQAQHVIHELELLLEEKGVQVKYAIHPVAGRMPGHMNVLLAETNVDYDKLIEMEDINSDFQNTDAVLVVGANDVVNPAAHNDPASPIYGMPILDVENAKTIIINKRSMNPGYAGIENELFFNQKTSMLFGDAKDVLTKLVQELKAM is encoded by the coding sequence ATGATGACATATTTATTCAGTCTTGAGATCATTTATCTCATCGCCTCGGTGACCTATATAGTAGGCTTAAAAATGCTTGGTCACCCCGAAACTGCACGTAAAGGAAACCTGATCGCTGCCTTTGGAATGACACTGGCTATTTTAGGAACCATTTTTTTATTTGAAGGAGAAGTTCAGCCAAAGGTCTATTACCTTATTGGTGGTGCCATACTGATTGGAACCTTATTTGGATGGGGTATTGCCAAAAAAGTAGACATGACAAAAATGCCGGAGCTCGTATCCCTGTTTAACGGTATGGGAGGCGCCAGTGCAGCAATCATTGGGCTTATTGAGTTTGGCCATTATACAGGAGATACGATCTCCATTTTGACTATTATTGCCGGTATGATCATTGGTAGCATCTCTTTTTCAGGAAGTATGATTGCCTGGGCAAAGCTGAATGGAACACTTAATAAACCCGTCAGACTTCCCGCTTATAATATTGTAAACAATGTTGTACTGGCAGCCATTTTAGGATTTGGAGTGTACATTACCCTAAGCGGCTCTGATAGCCAGCTATACCTTTATTTGTTGTTCTTTGCAGCATTATTGTATGGAGTATTATTCGTTATTCCTATTGGTGGTGCCGATATGCCGGTAGTCATCTCATTGTTAAACTCTTTTACTGGTCTGGCTGCTGCATTTGCAGGTTTCCTTTATGGAAATATGGTCATGCTAACAGGGGGTATTTTGGTTGGATCTGCAGGAACAATACTGACTTTTGCCATGTGTGATGCCATGAACCGGCCTCTTTCCAGTGTTATTTTTGGTGCGTTCGGTGAAGGATCAGCGGGTGCAAGTGCCGCCAAAAAAAGTGCTCAGGGTAATTTGAAAAAAACTACTCCAAGTGATGCTGCGATCCTGATGAATTATGCCAATCAGGTCATTATAGTTCCAGGGTACGGTCTTGCGGTAGCGCAAGCTCAGCACGTAATTCACGAATTGGAATTGCTACTGGAGGAAAAAGGTGTGCAAGTAAAATATGCTATCCATCCCGTGGCTGGTAGAATGCCTGGTCATATGAACGTTCTCCTGGCTGAAACAAATGTGGACTACGATAAACTGATTGAAATGGAAGACATCAACTCTGATTTTCAGAACACCGATGCCGTTTTGGTTGTTGGTGCAAACGATGTTGTTAACCCTGCAGCACACAACGATCCTGCAAGTCCGATCTATGGAATGCCCATTCTCGATGTAGAAAATGCCAAAACCATAATCATCAATAAAAGAAGTATGAATCCGGGTTATGCCGGAATTGAAAACGAATTGTTCTTTAATCAGAAAACGTCAATGCTGTTTGGTGACGCAAAAGATGTGTTGACAAAACTGGTTCAGGAACTTAAAGCCATGTAA
- a CDS encoding endonuclease III domain-containing protein translates to MTKKEKVQFVIDTLQSLYPDPPIPLNHKDPYTLLIAVLLSAQSTDARVNLITPILFEKADNPFDMVKLSVDEIREIIKPVGLSPMKSKGIYGLSKILIEKYNGEVPADIQLLEELPSVGHKTASVVMSQAFGVPSFPVDTHIHRLMYRWNLSTGKNVVQTEKDAKRLFPKELWNKLHLQIIFYGREYSPARGWNKEKDIITKTVGRKHLK, encoded by the coding sequence ATGACTAAAAAGGAAAAGGTTCAATTCGTAATAGACACCCTGCAATCACTTTACCCCGATCCACCAATTCCATTAAATCATAAGGATCCCTATACCTTGTTAATCGCTGTTTTACTTTCAGCGCAAAGTACTGATGCACGGGTTAACCTAATCACACCTATTCTTTTTGAAAAAGCTGACAACCCTTTTGATATGGTCAAACTAAGTGTTGATGAGATTCGCGAAATCATCAAACCTGTTGGACTTTCTCCTATGAAATCGAAAGGAATTTATGGCTTATCAAAAATTCTAATTGAAAAATATAATGGTGAAGTTCCTGCCGATATTCAATTATTGGAAGAACTTCCCTCCGTTGGCCACAAAACTGCTTCTGTAGTTATGAGCCAGGCCTTTGGGGTTCCAAGCTTTCCTGTAGACACTCATATTCACAGGCTAATGTATCGATGGAACCTAAGTACCGGAAAAAATGTGGTTCAAACTGAAAAAGATGCAAAAAGACTATTTCCAAAAGAGCTTTGGAACAAACTGCATTTACAAATCATTTTTTATGGGAGAGAGTATTCCCCCGCAAGAGGATGGAATAAGGAAAAAGATATTATTACCAAAACCGTTGGAAGAAAACATCTAAAATAA
- the fdhF gene encoding formate dehydrogenase subunit alpha, producing the protein MKVYLNDVAHQAKKNETILEFVRRIESLEAIPTMCQDDRLENFGSCRVCSVEVARERNGITKTVASCHTPVFDGAYIYHNTEKIKRLRKNILELVLTDYPSDKVFPEKGKKPTEFQRTIAQIGIPNVRYPKGKNSLDIEKDNSHPYIKSDLAQCINCYRCVRACEEIQGEMVLGMSGRGFATQIIKGFDTNFDLSACVSCGACVQTCPTEALSDKFTTKTLVADETVRTTCTYCGVGCQLDVSVMNGEIKGIQAPVTAEVNEGHTCLKGRFAFQFYNHPDRLKNPLIKKNGKFEVVSWEEAYDFMTEALLKVKKEYGADSIGCISSSRACNEENYLMQKMTRVALNTNNIDGCARVCHAPTAFGMQQAFGTGAATNSIKDLQETDCIMLFGANPTEAHPVTGARIKQLFMKGIPSIVVDPVSTSLAQLATYHLQLRPGTNVALLNMMGHYIVREGLVQKDFIQKYTEQYDSFKDHVLTLDMDELEILTGVSKELVKKAAIAYATAENAMEFHGLGVTEHFQGSKTVMLLSNLAMMTGNIGRSGVGLNPLRGQNNVQGAADMGVQPHQGAGYMDVNDPEVKAYYASKYGISGMPEKEGLKIPEMLEAAIAGKFKALWIMGEDTLMTDPNTLHIRKAMEQLDILIVQELFMSATAEMADVVLPASSYFEKNGTFTNGERRVQRVNKVVDPIGNTKPDGQMIIDMMYRLGYEQPTGPVYDAAKILEEIAEVIPFMKGISWDRLGKNGLQWPVLEDGTDTQIIHQDGNFKRGKGKFHHFDFEETPELVEHRQKYPFILTTARQLEHYNAGTMTRRTDNQELSPMDYLEVNPLDAADKNISAGDSVKIFSDRGSVNIPVKLTYLVKPGVVRTTFHQPEVFINMITGNVGDEFTLTPEYKVVAVDFEKV; encoded by the coding sequence ATGAAGGTATACTTGAATGACGTTGCCCATCAGGCAAAAAAGAATGAGACAATTCTGGAATTTGTCAGAAGAATTGAGAGTCTGGAAGCCATCCCCACAATGTGCCAGGATGATCGACTAGAGAATTTTGGCTCTTGCAGAGTGTGTTCTGTTGAGGTGGCACGTGAAAGAAACGGTATAACTAAAACTGTAGCTTCATGCCATACACCTGTTTTTGATGGGGCTTATATCTATCACAACACGGAAAAGATAAAAAGGCTTAGAAAAAATATTCTGGAGTTGGTACTGACAGATTATCCTTCTGACAAGGTTTTTCCCGAAAAAGGAAAGAAACCAACAGAATTTCAACGGACCATAGCCCAGATCGGAATTCCCAATGTTCGCTATCCTAAGGGTAAAAACAGCCTTGATATTGAAAAAGATAATTCACATCCTTATATCAAATCCGATCTTGCTCAATGTATCAATTGTTATCGATGCGTAAGAGCCTGTGAGGAAATACAGGGTGAAATGGTTTTGGGAATGAGTGGAAGAGGTTTTGCGACGCAAATCATTAAAGGATTTGATACAAATTTTGATCTGTCGGCCTGTGTTTCGTGTGGTGCCTGTGTTCAAACCTGCCCTACTGAAGCGCTTTCGGATAAATTCACAACCAAAACCCTTGTGGCTGATGAAACGGTCAGGACTACATGTACCTATTGCGGTGTTGGTTGCCAACTGGATGTTTCCGTCATGAACGGCGAGATAAAAGGTATTCAGGCTCCCGTTACAGCCGAAGTAAATGAAGGGCATACTTGCCTGAAAGGAAGGTTTGCCTTCCAGTTCTATAATCATCCCGATCGACTCAAGAACCCTTTGATCAAAAAAAACGGAAAATTTGAAGTGGTTTCCTGGGAAGAGGCATATGATTTCATGACAGAAGCTCTATTAAAGGTAAAAAAAGAATATGGAGCCGATTCCATCGGATGCATTTCGTCTTCAAGAGCTTGTAATGAAGAGAATTACCTGATGCAGAAAATGACCCGGGTTGCACTGAACACCAACAACATTGACGGATGCGCTCGAGTATGTCATGCTCCAACGGCTTTTGGTATGCAACAAGCCTTTGGAACAGGTGCTGCTACAAATTCCATAAAAGACCTTCAGGAAACTGATTGCATCATGCTTTTCGGAGCAAATCCAACGGAGGCCCATCCTGTTACGGGTGCAAGGATCAAACAGCTTTTTATGAAAGGGATTCCCAGTATCGTTGTCGATCCGGTGAGTACGAGTCTGGCACAACTCGCTACTTACCATCTTCAATTAAGGCCGGGTACCAATGTGGCTCTTTTAAATATGATGGGGCATTACATAGTCCGGGAAGGATTGGTTCAAAAAGATTTTATCCAGAAATATACAGAACAATATGACAGTTTTAAAGATCACGTTTTAACACTTGATATGGATGAGCTGGAGATACTTACAGGAGTGTCCAAAGAATTGGTAAAAAAAGCGGCCATCGCCTATGCCACGGCTGAGAATGCCATGGAGTTTCACGGACTGGGGGTAACCGAACATTTCCAGGGAAGTAAAACTGTCATGCTGTTATCGAACCTGGCCATGATGACCGGAAATATAGGGCGCTCAGGAGTAGGATTAAATCCGTTGAGGGGTCAAAACAACGTTCAGGGTGCGGCTGACATGGGAGTTCAGCCACATCAGGGAGCCGGATACATGGATGTCAATGATCCGGAAGTTAAAGCCTATTATGCATCAAAATATGGGATATCGGGAATGCCCGAAAAGGAAGGCCTGAAAATACCGGAAATGCTTGAAGCTGCTATCGCGGGTAAGTTCAAAGCCTTGTGGATCATGGGTGAAGATACCCTTATGACCGATCCAAATACCTTGCATATACGAAAGGCGATGGAACAACTTGATATCCTTATTGTTCAGGAGTTATTTATGTCTGCTACTGCAGAGATGGCCGATGTAGTGCTTCCTGCTAGTTCTTATTTTGAAAAAAACGGAACATTTACCAACGGTGAAAGAAGGGTTCAAAGAGTGAATAAAGTTGTTGACCCTATCGGGAATACTAAACCTGATGGTCAGATGATTATCGATATGATGTACCGTCTCGGTTATGAACAACCAACAGGGCCTGTTTACGATGCGGCAAAGATTTTAGAAGAAATTGCCGAAGTGATTCCATTTATGAAAGGTATCAGTTGGGACAGATTGGGTAAAAACGGTTTACAATGGCCTGTTTTGGAAGATGGTACTGATACACAGATCATCCATCAGGATGGAAATTTCAAAAGAGGAAAGGGAAAGTTTCATCATTTTGATTTTGAAGAAACCCCGGAACTCGTAGAGCACAGACAGAAATATCCTTTCATTTTAACAACGGCAAGACAACTGGAACATTACAACGCGGGTACAATGACCCGAAGAACGGATAATCAGGAATTATCACCTATGGATTACTTAGAGGTTAATCCACTGGATGCTGCTGATAAAAATATTTCAGCAGGAGATTCGGTCAAAATTTTCTCAGATCGGGGAAGTGTCAATATTCCCGTCAAACTTACTTACCTCGTAAAACCGGGCGTCGTTCGGACTACATTCCATCAACCAGAGGTCTTTATCAATATGATTACAGGCAACGTTGGCGATGAATTCACCCTGACACCCGAATATAAAGTTGTCGCCGTGGATTTTGAAAAAGTTTGA
- a CDS encoding Re/Si-specific NAD(P)(+) transhydrogenase subunit alpha, with the protein MTIGILKETIKSEKRVSISPKIARFLIDEGFDILVQDGAGNSSKFSNEDYKDAGAKVEKRGVVYKNSDVLVKINPFDEDELKLVDNHHILICQLFHKSHPEIVKLIAEKGASIFSMDALPRISRAQDMDVLSSQSNLAGYKAVIKGAYEMTKIFPLMMTAAGTITPSRVLIYGVGVAGLQAIATAKRLGAIVEATDIRLETKEQAESLGASFITVEGNGEESDKGYAKAASEEYARKQKEAVNKSLFKADLVITTAMVPGRKSPVLITEDQVKQMKNGAVIIDLAAAQGGNCELSKMNKTVLKNGVKIIGTTIAPESVSTNASDLYAKNMSNFITYLTENNEFKWDLEDEITDETLIVKDGVIRKN; encoded by the coding sequence ATGACAATAGGTATTTTAAAAGAAACGATTAAAAGTGAAAAAAGAGTTTCTATTTCCCCAAAAATCGCCAGGTTTCTGATTGATGAGGGATTCGATATTTTAGTGCAGGATGGCGCAGGTAATTCATCTAAATTCAGCAATGAGGATTATAAAGATGCCGGTGCTAAAGTTGAAAAAAGAGGCGTTGTTTATAAAAACAGTGATGTTCTTGTTAAAATAAACCCATTTGATGAAGACGAATTAAAACTTGTTGACAATCATCACATTCTGATCTGCCAATTGTTTCACAAATCACATCCTGAAATCGTAAAGTTAATTGCGGAAAAAGGAGCCTCCATATTTTCAATGGATGCTTTGCCCAGAATCTCAAGAGCACAGGACATGGATGTTTTAAGCTCTCAAAGTAATCTGGCAGGATACAAAGCAGTCATCAAAGGAGCTTATGAAATGACAAAAATATTCCCTTTGATGATGACTGCAGCAGGTACCATCACTCCCTCCAGAGTTCTGATCTACGGAGTTGGAGTCGCCGGACTGCAGGCCATCGCCACAGCAAAAAGGCTCGGTGCCATTGTGGAAGCCACTGATATAAGGCTTGAAACAAAAGAACAGGCTGAATCGTTAGGAGCCAGTTTTATAACCGTTGAAGGGAATGGAGAGGAATCTGATAAGGGTTATGCCAAAGCAGCTTCTGAAGAATACGCAAGAAAACAGAAGGAAGCTGTAAACAAATCACTTTTCAAAGCAGATCTTGTGATCACTACGGCTATGGTTCCCGGTAGGAAATCTCCTGTCCTTATTACAGAAGATCAGGTAAAACAAATGAAGAATGGGGCGGTAATCATTGATTTGGCTGCTGCACAGGGCGGGAATTGTGAACTGAGCAAAATGAATAAAACCGTACTGAAAAACGGTGTAAAAATCATTGGAACTACCATTGCCCCTGAAAGTGTCTCAACAAATGCAAGCGACCTTTATGCAAAAAACATGTCTAACTTTATAACATATCTTACTGAAAACAATGAGTTTAAGTGGGATCTTGAAGATGAAATCACCGATGAGACACTGATCGTCAAAGACGGTGTTATCAGAAAAAATTAA
- a CDS encoding RNA polymerase sigma factor, translating into MHTQKLDDSVLVSNYIAGNERCLEILILRHKQRIFSFIYSKVQDRDVADDIFQDTFIKVINTLKMGKYNEEGKFLPWTMRIAHNLIIDFFRKGNRMPTFQNTDEFDIFSVLSDDSLSAEGKIIKNQIHEDVKKLVEELPEDQREVLMMRIFKDMSFKEISEQTNVSINTALGRMRYALINLRKMIDNNNIILTN; encoded by the coding sequence ATGCATACACAGAAATTAGACGATAGTGTCTTAGTTAGTAACTACATTGCAGGTAACGAACGTTGTTTAGAAATCTTAATCCTGCGTCACAAACAAAGAATTTTCAGTTTTATTTATTCAAAAGTACAAGACAGAGATGTTGCTGATGACATTTTTCAGGATACTTTTATCAAAGTGATCAATACTTTGAAAATGGGTAAATACAATGAAGAGGGTAAATTTTTACCCTGGACCATGCGAATTGCACACAATTTAATTATTGATTTCTTCAGGAAAGGGAACAGAATGCCAACTTTTCAGAATACGGATGAATTCGATATCTTTTCAGTTTTGAGTGATGACTCATTAAGTGCTGAAGGTAAGATCATCAAGAATCAGATTCATGAAGATGTAAAGAAATTGGTAGAGGAGTTACCAGAAGACCAAAGAGAAGTTTTGATGATGAGAATTTTTAAAGACATGAGCTTTAAAGAAATTTCTGAGCAGACCAATGTGAGTATTAATACTGCTTTAGGTAGAATGAGGTATGCCTTGATCAACTTAAGGAAAATGATAGACAACAATAATATTATTTTAACAAATTAA